From Plectropomus leopardus isolate mb chromosome 4, YSFRI_Pleo_2.0, whole genome shotgun sequence, the proteins below share one genomic window:
- the lcor gene encoding ligand-dependent corepressor, producing the protein MAVTEIPGGRDADMFVLLFCFSPDLPSFSEPHIPLVAREIMQRMIRQFAAEYTSKTTQDDSPLPNGTMKDQSLPRAASLAPAPCSPPGPLPAPSSPQSSASSSPSPTPGPGLSPTSAAAAASAPACTQSSNGTGASNGGGGGTAAASAQNPVLSKLLMADQDGPLDLSVKKNEVDPEPSQQDGVLDLSTKKNHSAGDLKTFPGFSPEPVVKGRSIKVERTLPDVEEDGLLQRSLQDGLRENYVNSNSFKPPMARSLRIKEELLSQKHRLLSQPAALSLANLESAGLLNNAQSFSLLGQKGSSSFWGSKAHLESLMKLKQASGALSGALCDLKDLPTFLENHHHNHHGAFSYKSSLHHHHHNQVSKAQHHHNEGKRDQGHSPPVDLKIPQVRGMDLSWDSHASELYGYGAMGVGGVGHGENTLSRKLRAILPKQNRRGGSLGSLLDGAADYWSADLDHSSSVPAYSTSDVEGDPNSKQPRKKRGRYRQYNSEILEEAIAVVMSGKMSVSKAQNMYGIPHSTLEYKVKERMGTLKNPPKKKLKLMMKMEAGGQDFPLAESENTPTATPRDDGPPLAAAELKDIVKEEIDDNFKPID; encoded by the exons ATGGCAGTGACGGAAATTCCTGGAGGACGGGATGCTGACATGTTTGtccttctgttttgtttctctccagACCTCCCAAGTTTCTCAGAACCTCACATTCCTCTAGTGGCTCGTGAGATCATGCAGCGAATGATCCGCCAGTTCGCTGCCGAATATACCTCAAAAACTACTCAGGACGACTCGCCCCTGCCCAACGGCACCATGAAGGACCAAAGCCTGCCGAGAGCGGCGTCTCTGGCCCCCGCCCCATGCTCCCCGCCTGGGCCCCTGCCCGCGCCGAGCTCCCCTCAATcgtctgcctcctcctctccatccccGACCCCGGGGCCTGGCCTCAGCCCCACCTCCGCCGCTGCTGCCGCCTCAGCACCCGCCTGCACCCAGAGCAGCAACGGTACGGGAGCCAGTAacggtggaggaggaggtacGGCTGCTGCCTCTGCACAGAATCCCGTCCTCAGCAAGCTTCTCATGGCCGACCAGGACGGCCCGCTGGACCTCTCCGTCAAAAAGAACGAGGTCGATCCGGAGCCGAGCCAGCAGG ACGGCGTCCTGGACCTCTCCACCAAGAAGAACCACAGCGCAGGTGACCTCAAAACCTTCCCTGGCTTCTCCCCTGAGCCCGTGGTCAAAGG GCGTTCTATCAAAGTGGAACGCACCCTGCCAGATGTGGAAGAGGACGGCCTGCTGCAGAGAAGCTTGCAGGACGGACTGAGGGAGAACTATGTCAACTCCAACTCCTTCAAGCCCCCGATGGCCCGCTCGCTGCGCATCAAGGAAGAGCTCCTCAGCCAGAAGCACCGCCTCCTGAGCCAGCCTGCTGCTCTTTCATTGGCTAATCTAGAGTCAGCCGGCTTGCTCAATAATGCGCAGTCCTTCTCCTTACTCGGCCAGAAGGGCTCTTCCTCTTTCTGGGGGAGCAAGGCGCACCTCGAAAGCCTGATGAAGCTAAAGCAGGCCAGCGGAGCTCTGAGCGGGGCCCTCTGTGACCTCAAAGACCTGCCTACATTCCTGGAGAATCATCACCACAACCACCACGGAGCCTTCTCCTACAAAAGTTCcctccaccatcaccaccacaatCAGGTCTCCAAGGCCCAACACCACCACAATGAAGGCAAGAGGGACCAGGGCCATTCACCTCCTGTCGACCTCAAGATCCCACAAGTTCGGGGTATGGATCTCTCCTGGGACTCCCATGCCTCCGAGCTGTACGGCTACGGTGCCATGGGGGTTGGGGGTGTTGGCCATGGGGAGAACACCCTGAGCCGGAAGCTGAGAGCCATCCTGCCCAAGCAGAACCGCCGGGGAGGAAGCCTTGGAAGCCTGCTAGATGGGGCGGCTGACTACTGGAGCGCCGACTTGGACCACTCCAGTTCTGTGCCGGCGTACTCCACCTCCGATGTGGAAGGGGACCCGAACTCAAAGCAGCCGAGGAAGAAGAGGGGCCGTTATCGCCAGTACAACAGCGAGATTCTGGAAGAGGCCATAGCAGTCGTGATGAGCGGGAAGATGAGCGTTTCCAAGGCCCAGAACATGTACGGGATCCCACACAGCACCCTGGAGTACAAGGTCAAGGAGCGCATGGGAACCCTGAAGAACCCCCCAAAGAAGAAGCTCAAGCTGATGATGAAGATGGAAGCAGGAGGTCAGGATTTTCCTCTTGCCGAGTCGGAGAACACGCCCACCGCAACCCCACGAGACGACGGCCCGCCGCTGGCAGCTGCTGAGCTCAAGGACATTGTAAAAGAAGAGATTGATGACAATTTCAAACCAATCGACTAA